The nucleotide sequence TTTCACTGATATATTGCAGCGTTTGGTAGAAACTATAATAGCCACCTTCAAGAACGAGAAGTCCGGCGAAAGATGCGTGTATCAACGATACGTCGACACGTACGCGAAGTTTTACGGGCTGACAGTCATGTATTACTATGCGGCGACGCTTGGTGTCAATATCGGAAGTTTTTTATCACCTCAACCGTTTCCTACAGTCAGCGAGTACCCGTTCCGCGTCGATTACGAACCGGTGAGGACTATAATCTACGTGCACCAAGTCTTCGTCGGCATCCAATGCTCCGCAGCGGTCAGCGTGAACATGTTCGCGGCATTTTTGATTCTCTACGCCGCGGCGAGGTTCGAGATTCTGATGATTGATCTGAGAGAAGCTGTCAGTGTCGACT is from Augochlora pura isolate Apur16 unplaced genomic scaffold, APUR_v2.2.1 APUR_unplaced_7672, whole genome shotgun sequence and encodes:
- the LOC144478081 gene encoding uncharacterized protein LOC144478081, whose amino-acid sequence is MYYYAATLGVNIGSFLSPQPFPTVSEYPFRVDYEPVRTIIYVHQVFVGIQCSAAVSVNMFAAFLILYAAARFEILMIDLREAVSVDSLIACVKDYYVVTR